Proteins encoded in a region of the Marinobacter arenosus genome:
- the tusD gene encoding sulfurtransferase complex subunit TusD: MTNLEPHSFTLVITGAPYSTQAPQTALAFARAALDAGHTIDRVFLYGDGVHLASDLVAPPSDEPHWPKNWAKFLEKHNVPGVACIASALRRGLIDPSEQKRYELSASNLMAPFAIAGLGEWVEGNVKSSRTLYFHGGV, from the coding sequence ATGACGAACCTTGAACCGCACTCCTTTACCCTGGTGATTACCGGAGCGCCCTATTCCACCCAGGCGCCACAAACGGCCCTGGCATTCGCCAGGGCGGCCCTGGACGCCGGGCACACCATTGACCGGGTATTCCTGTATGGCGATGGCGTTCACCTCGCCTCTGACCTTGTAGCGCCGCCATCCGACGAGCCACACTGGCCAAAGAACTGGGCCAAGTTCCTGGAGAAACACAACGTACCGGGCGTGGCCTGCATAGCTTCGGCGTTGAGACGCGGCCTGATCGATCCCTCAGAACAGAAACGCTACGAACTCAGCGCTTCCAATCTCATGGCGCCGTTCGCCATCGCCGGCCTTGGCGAATGGGTAGAGGGCAACGTCAAATCCTCCAGGACCCTATATTTCCACGGAGGGGTGTGA
- a CDS encoding TusE/DsrC/DsvC family sulfur relay protein — translation MTKDTVPERNNEGFLEDAWAWNRETAEELASEDGVSLNENHWEIIMFLRDFYKEHEMSPPSNRLFVKAVKDAMGEEKGNSIYLMQLFPGTPAKTACRIAGLPRPTNCL, via the coding sequence ATGACTAAAGACACAGTTCCTGAGCGAAACAACGAGGGATTTCTGGAGGATGCCTGGGCATGGAACCGGGAGACCGCAGAGGAGTTAGCCTCGGAAGATGGCGTCAGCCTTAACGAAAATCACTGGGAAATCATTATGTTCCTCAGAGATTTTTACAAGGAACATGAAATGTCGCCACCCTCCAATCGGCTGTTTGTTAAAGCCGTGAAGGACGCCATGGGCGAAGAAAAAGGGAACAGTATTTACCTGATGCAGCTGTTTCCCGGAACGCCGGCCAAGACAGCCTGCCGTATTGCGGGCCTCCCCCGCCCGACAAACTGCCTTTGA
- a CDS encoding DUF6691 family protein, whose amino-acid sequence MRFNIASLLAGLLFGLGLIVSGMANPEKVLGFLDIAGLWDPSLAFVMGGAILVGLGAFAVARRRTLSFLGFSMKIPSNTHIDKRLVIGGLAFGAGWGIAGFCPGPGLVALGAGEIKAVVFVASMVAGMAVFEVIERRRIKT is encoded by the coding sequence ATGAGATTCAATATCGCTTCCCTACTGGCCGGGCTGCTCTTTGGCCTGGGACTCATCGTGTCCGGGATGGCTAATCCCGAAAAAGTGCTGGGGTTCCTCGACATTGCCGGACTCTGGGACCCATCCCTCGCGTTCGTCATGGGCGGTGCCATCCTGGTGGGCCTGGGCGCCTTCGCGGTGGCCCGTCGCCGGACCTTGTCGTTCCTCGGCTTTTCTATGAAAATCCCGAGCAACACCCACATCGACAAACGCCTGGTTATCGGTGGTCTCGCGTTTGGCGCCGGCTGGGGTATCGCCGGTTTCTGTCCCGGGCCTGGACTGGTGGCCCTCGGTGCCGGCGAGATCAAGGCTGTTGTCTTCGTGGCCTCCATGGTCGCGGGTATGGCGGTATTCGAGGTCATCGAGCGGCGTCGCATAAAAACCTGA
- a CDS encoding Bax inhibitor-1/YccA family protein: protein MEDRRFGVQNNQGAYSASQTERATTGISADAMKVLRNTYMLLGMTLAFSALTAFLNMNGTHPGFLITIVGYIGLLFATYKLKNSPWGILTTFALTGFMGYTLGPIIGAFVAAGASQIVAQALTLTAVAFVGLSATAIITKKDFSFLSSFLTAGAFVLIGAMLLAFFMESSILHLAVSAGFTIFASVMILFETSQIIKGGERNYVIATVGLYVSIYNLFVSLLHLLSAFGGED from the coding sequence ATGGAAGATAGACGATTCGGCGTTCAAAACAATCAGGGAGCCTATTCAGCCTCCCAGACGGAGCGCGCGACCACTGGCATCAGTGCAGATGCAATGAAGGTGCTTCGAAACACCTACATGCTTCTGGGCATGACCCTGGCCTTCTCGGCCCTGACCGCGTTCCTGAACATGAACGGCACCCATCCCGGGTTCCTGATCACAATTGTGGGTTACATCGGTCTTCTGTTTGCCACCTACAAGCTGAAAAACAGCCCATGGGGCATTCTGACCACCTTCGCGCTGACCGGTTTCATGGGTTACACCCTGGGCCCGATCATCGGGGCGTTTGTGGCAGCCGGCGCTTCCCAGATCGTTGCCCAGGCCCTGACACTGACAGCCGTAGCCTTTGTTGGCCTCTCAGCGACCGCCATCATCACCAAGAAGGACTTCAGCTTCCTGTCCAGCTTCTTGACTGCAGGCGCGTTCGTGCTGATCGGTGCCATGCTGTTGGCCTTCTTCATGGAGAGCTCCATTCTTCACCTGGCGGTATCCGCAGGCTTCACGATTTTCGCCTCCGTGATGATCCTGTTTGAAACCAGCCAGATCATCAAAGGTGGCGAGCGTAACTACGTGATCGCAACGGTTGGTCTGTACGTTTCAATCTACAACCTGTTCGTCAGCCTGCTTCACCTGCTGTCGGCATTTGGTGGCGAAGACTGA
- a CDS encoding TetR/AcrR family transcriptional regulator, whose product MKKIKTRDRILDTSLALFNSVGEPNVTTLLISDEMDISPGNLYYHFKSKGDIVEELFGRFEEEMLDLLSVPEDVDISLDQQGFFLHLLFEAIARYRFIYQDLVNVLSRYDRLQTRFRRLRKKKTAAFLVICESFRRQKTMEIGSEQLQALCEQLTLTACYWSSFDTLSHLEDREFVNPGRGVYQMMHLVIPYLAPDEQEHALLMSRDYL is encoded by the coding sequence ATGAAAAAAATCAAAACCCGCGACCGTATTCTCGACACCAGCCTGGCGCTGTTCAACAGTGTCGGCGAGCCCAATGTAACCACGCTGCTGATCTCCGATGAGATGGACATCAGCCCCGGCAATCTCTATTACCACTTCAAGAGTAAAGGCGACATCGTCGAGGAGTTGTTCGGGCGTTTCGAGGAGGAAATGCTGGATCTGCTGTCGGTACCGGAAGACGTCGACATCAGCCTCGACCAGCAGGGCTTCTTCCTGCACCTGCTGTTCGAGGCCATTGCCCGTTACCGATTCATTTACCAGGACCTGGTGAACGTGCTTTCCCGGTACGACCGGTTGCAGACCCGGTTCCGGCGTCTGCGCAAGAAAAAAACGGCGGCGTTTCTGGTGATCTGTGAGAGTTTCCGGCGGCAAAAGACCATGGAGATCGGATCGGAGCAGCTTCAGGCATTATGCGAACAACTGACGCTAACTGCTTGCTATTGGAGCAGTTTTGATACGCTATCTCACTTGGAGGACCGGGAATTCGTGAACCCTGGCCGGGGTGTCTACCAGATGATGCACCTTGTCATTCCCTATCTGGCACCGGATGAACAGGAGCACGCCCTCCTGATGAGCCGGGACTACCTCTAG
- the hemH gene encoding ferrochelatase translates to MQFKGSENFSHNQPERLGVLVTNLGTPDAPTPSALRRYLAEFLSDPRVVELPRPLWWLILHGIILRIRPRRSAKAYAGVWMPEGSPLLIHTGKQAEGIREALKKTYGPNVVVGFAMRYGNPSIPKVLDEMQAQGVRKLLVLPLYPQYSASTSASTFDAIAKDFSKRRWLPDLRFISHYPDFPPYIEAMARHIEAHWANHGRNDKLILSYHGVPLKYLMKGDPYHCECHKTSRLLAERLGLASDDYLTTFQSRFGREEWLKPYTDETLKSLPQKGVKSIDVFCPGFSSDCLETVEEIDEENREYFMEAGGEGFSYIPALNATPGHIEALVKLIEENLQGWQVPKNKPENLAKRQKRADERKEATYPDRDM, encoded by the coding sequence ATGCAGTTCAAAGGTTCTGAGAACTTCAGCCACAATCAACCCGAGCGCCTTGGTGTACTTGTCACCAATCTGGGCACTCCCGACGCCCCGACACCGTCGGCGCTTCGTCGTTATCTGGCTGAATTTCTCTCGGACCCGCGGGTCGTCGAGCTGCCGCGCCCACTCTGGTGGCTGATTCTGCACGGAATCATTCTTCGTATCCGCCCAAGACGCAGTGCCAAGGCCTACGCCGGCGTGTGGATGCCCGAAGGCTCCCCCCTGCTGATCCACACCGGAAAGCAGGCAGAAGGCATTCGGGAAGCCCTTAAGAAAACCTATGGTCCGAATGTCGTGGTTGGCTTCGCCATGCGGTACGGCAACCCGTCGATACCCAAGGTTCTGGATGAGATGCAGGCCCAGGGTGTGCGTAAATTGCTCGTGCTCCCGCTCTATCCCCAGTATTCGGCCTCAACGTCTGCGTCCACCTTTGATGCCATTGCCAAGGACTTCAGTAAGCGTCGCTGGTTGCCGGATCTCCGGTTTATTTCCCATTACCCGGACTTCCCGCCGTACATCGAGGCCATGGCCCGACACATCGAGGCCCATTGGGCTAACCACGGGCGCAACGACAAGCTTATCCTGTCCTACCATGGCGTTCCCTTGAAATACCTGATGAAAGGGGACCCCTATCATTGCGAGTGTCACAAAACGTCCCGTCTGTTGGCTGAACGCCTGGGGCTTGCCAGCGATGACTACCTGACCACATTCCAGTCCCGTTTCGGGAGAGAGGAGTGGCTCAAACCCTATACCGACGAAACGCTTAAATCTCTGCCTCAAAAAGGCGTAAAATCAATAGATGTATTCTGCCCCGGCTTCTCCTCGGATTGCCTCGAGACCGTTGAGGAGATCGACGAAGAAAACCGGGAATACTTCATGGAAGCCGGTGGTGAGGGTTTCAGCTATATACCGGCGCTTAACGCCACGCCGGGGCACATTGAGGCCCTGGTGAAGCTGATTGAGGAGAACCTGCAGGGGTGGCAGGTTCCGAAGAACAAACCGGAGAATCTGGCCAAGCGCCAAAAGCGGGCAGATGAACGGAAAGAGGCTACCTACCCTGACCGGGACATGTGA
- a CDS encoding DUF2878 domain-containing protein has translation MIQSETARNILNFVVFQAGWLICVLFPGMAAAGLVLALLVVHFVLVSQRRMSELQFIGLGTVLGASLDLLWFRTGILAGVDGDILLTPPWLVAIWAIFMSTLSHSLDWISRKAWLPFVLAPIAGPFAYWSASKLGAVSLPDLLPSLTALAVGWLVVFPLLLFLKRSLYPELQQ, from the coding sequence ATGATCCAGTCCGAGACCGCCCGTAACATTCTTAACTTCGTTGTCTTTCAGGCCGGGTGGCTGATCTGCGTTCTCTTCCCGGGCATGGCAGCTGCGGGTCTGGTGCTGGCGCTCCTGGTCGTGCATTTCGTGCTGGTCAGCCAGAGACGGATGAGCGAACTCCAGTTCATTGGTCTTGGCACCGTCCTGGGCGCCTCCCTCGATCTGCTGTGGTTTCGTACCGGCATCCTCGCCGGCGTCGACGGCGACATCCTGCTGACGCCGCCGTGGCTGGTCGCGATCTGGGCCATCTTTATGAGCACCCTCAGCCACTCCCTGGACTGGATCAGTCGCAAGGCCTGGCTACCCTTTGTTCTTGCTCCCATTGCCGGCCCCTTTGCCTATTGGTCCGCCAGCAAGCTGGGGGCGGTTAGCCTGCCAGATCTGCTGCCGTCACTGACGGCGCTGGCAGTTGGCTGGCTGGTGGTGTTTCCCCTTCTGCTGTTTCTCAAAAGATCCCTGTACCCGGAGCTTCAGCAATGA
- a CDS encoding TIGR01244 family sulfur transferase produces the protein MDIRKIDDTISVAPQISVDDVAEAARLGFKTLVANRPDHEEFGQPPMADIEAAARQAGLEWIYMPVESGNITDQDVDRFAPMIRDAEKPVLAFCRSGTRCTVLWALSAARETPAQEIFTKARNAGYDISGLAPRMAQQAANK, from the coding sequence ATGGATATCCGAAAGATCGACGACACCATTTCGGTCGCACCACAAATCTCGGTTGACGATGTCGCGGAGGCAGCACGCCTAGGCTTCAAAACCCTGGTGGCCAATCGGCCGGACCATGAGGAATTTGGCCAGCCACCGATGGCCGACATTGAGGCCGCAGCTCGCCAAGCGGGCCTGGAATGGATCTATATGCCCGTTGAGTCGGGAAACATCACCGACCAGGACGTGGACCGGTTCGCTCCGATGATCCGGGACGCGGAGAAACCCGTATTGGCTTTTTGTCGCTCCGGCACCCGCTGCACGGTGTTGTGGGCCCTGAGCGCCGCCCGGGAAACACCCGCCCAGGAAATTTTTACCAAAGCCCGGAACGCCGGTTACGATATCAGCGGCCTGGCGCCGCGCATGGCACAGCAAGCCGCCAATAAGTAA
- a CDS encoding DsrE family protein: MPTLIIIDQPPYGAWSGREALDMAFSLAAFDQPVSLLFTGAGVNWLRKGQTPSAIEQKSVEKNLAAAPVFGIEQILADRNSCERYGITAPVLTDGVTLTDANANLLAQFSQTAFAG, encoded by the coding sequence ATGCCGACGCTTATCATCATTGACCAGCCTCCCTACGGCGCCTGGTCCGGCCGGGAGGCGCTGGACATGGCGTTTTCCCTGGCGGCGTTTGATCAGCCCGTCAGCTTGCTGTTTACCGGTGCCGGCGTTAACTGGCTTCGGAAAGGCCAGACGCCGTCCGCCATAGAGCAGAAATCCGTAGAGAAGAACCTGGCAGCCGCGCCCGTTTTCGGCATTGAGCAGATCCTGGCCGACCGAAATTCCTGCGAGCGTTACGGGATAACAGCCCCGGTGTTGACTGACGGGGTCACCCTGACCGATGCCAATGCCAATCTCCTGGCACAATTCTCCCAGACCGCGTTTGCAGGCTGA
- a CDS encoding 5-oxoprolinase subunit PxpA yields the protein MKLNCDLGESYGAWEMGQDEAVMPLIDMANVACGFHAADPMVIRRTVALAAEHEVEIGAHPSYHDLAGFGRRSIAHTPEEIHALMLYQLGALDGMCRAEGTHISYVKPHGALNNDMMRDDTLLRAVAEAVGTYRRNLPLMIPVTCRYQEQQSLIESLGVPVLLEAFADRAYTNEGLLVPRKQEGAVHTDPDIIVGQALSFAEQGGVRSIQGRWLDLPAHSLCVHGDNESALAALRAIRDALKSPTV from the coding sequence ATGAAGCTGAATTGCGATCTTGGGGAGAGCTACGGAGCCTGGGAGATGGGCCAGGATGAGGCGGTCATGCCCCTCATCGACATGGCCAATGTTGCCTGCGGCTTTCATGCGGCCGATCCCATGGTCATTCGTCGCACCGTTGCACTCGCCGCCGAACATGAGGTTGAAATCGGCGCCCATCCTTCTTATCACGACCTGGCCGGTTTCGGTCGACGCTCCATCGCCCATACCCCGGAAGAAATCCATGCGCTCATGCTCTATCAGCTTGGCGCCCTGGATGGCATGTGCAGGGCCGAAGGAACCCACATATCCTACGTGAAACCCCACGGCGCACTTAACAATGACATGATGCGCGACGACACCTTGCTGAGAGCCGTTGCCGAAGCCGTCGGCACCTATCGCCGCAACCTGCCGCTGATGATTCCGGTAACCTGCCGCTACCAGGAACAGCAGTCCCTGATAGAGAGCCTGGGGGTTCCGGTATTACTGGAGGCGTTTGCCGATCGTGCATACACCAATGAGGGGCTGCTGGTACCGCGAAAGCAGGAAGGCGCTGTGCATACCGATCCCGACATCATTGTCGGCCAGGCGCTGTCATTCGCTGAGCAAGGCGGTGTCAGGAGCATCCAGGGTCGCTGGCTTGATTTGCCGGCCCACAGCCTGTGCGTTCACGGGGATAATGAGAGTGCCCTGGCCGCATTACGTGCCATCAGGGACGCCCTGAAATCGCCGACGGTATAA
- the tusB gene encoding sulfurtransferase complex subunit TusB, which translates to MNELHTLHILNKTPDHPRFSECLGMLGPDDAIVLIENGVLGLAATTHLSADRVYALVADVSARGLPEQSHDSTLLDYSEWVDLTLRAKRVISW; encoded by the coding sequence ATGAATGAACTTCACACACTGCATATCCTGAACAAAACCCCGGACCACCCACGATTCAGCGAATGCCTGGGAATGCTGGGCCCCGATGACGCCATCGTGTTGATCGAGAATGGCGTGCTGGGCCTAGCCGCGACCACACACCTGAGCGCCGATCGGGTGTATGCCCTGGTTGCGGATGTCTCCGCTCGGGGCCTACCGGAGCAGAGCCACGACTCTACGCTGCTCGACTATTCAGAATGGGTCGACCTGACCCTCAGGGCGAAACGGGTAATCAGTTGGTGA
- the xthA gene encoding exodeoxyribonuclease III, with translation MMFVSFNVNSIRTRLHQLEAVINTLKPDFIGLQETKVRDEEFPVDAIRELGYHVHFHGQKTHYGVALLSRLEPDTVLKGYPWDGEDSQRRLITGHFTVNGEPLTVVNGYFPQGESRDHPVKFPAKEKFYADLMKYLDDLNQRGGHVVVMGDMNISPTDKDIGIGADNAKRWLRTGKCSFLPEEREWLGKVEARGYTDVFRHLHPDEADTFSWFDYRSKGFERDPRRGLRIDLIMASNSLLPKAREAGVSYDIRAMERPSDHCPVWASFDL, from the coding sequence ATGATGTTTGTGTCGTTCAACGTCAACAGTATTCGTACCCGTCTGCACCAGCTCGAAGCCGTCATCAATACCCTGAAACCCGACTTTATCGGCCTCCAGGAAACCAAGGTCCGGGACGAGGAATTTCCGGTGGACGCCATTCGTGAACTCGGTTACCACGTTCACTTCCATGGCCAGAAAACCCATTATGGCGTTGCACTGCTGTCCCGCCTTGAACCCGACACTGTCCTCAAGGGCTACCCCTGGGATGGTGAGGATTCCCAGCGACGCCTGATTACCGGCCACTTTACGGTGAATGGCGAACCGCTTACCGTCGTTAACGGATACTTTCCCCAGGGCGAAAGCCGGGATCACCCGGTAAAATTCCCCGCCAAGGAAAAGTTCTACGCGGACCTGATGAAATACCTGGACGACCTGAACCAGCGGGGCGGCCATGTGGTCGTGATGGGCGACATGAACATCTCGCCCACCGACAAGGACATCGGAATCGGGGCGGACAACGCGAAACGCTGGCTGCGCACCGGAAAATGCAGTTTCCTTCCCGAGGAACGGGAATGGCTCGGCAAAGTGGAAGCCCGTGGATACACCGACGTCTTCCGGCACCTGCATCCCGACGAAGCCGACACGTTCAGCTGGTTTGATTACCGCAGCAAGGGCTTTGAACGCGATCCCCGCCGTGGTCTACGGATTGATCTGATCATGGCCAGCAACAGCCTGCTACCCAAAGCCCGTGAAGCCGGAGTCTCGTACGACATCCGTGCCATGGAACGCCCATCCGACCATTGCCCCGTTTGGGCAAGCTTTGACCTCTAG
- a CDS encoding YeeE/YedE family protein → MIEIAWSNFTPWSALAGGVLIGLAAASFLLLNGRIAGISGILGGLLVPGRGDIAWRVAFLAGLIGAPALWILAAELPPIEINASYPALIVAGLLVGIGTRYGSGCTSGHGVCGLSRLSLRSLVATLSFMGAGFLTVYMIRHVMGV, encoded by the coding sequence ATGATTGAGATTGCGTGGAGTAACTTTACGCCCTGGTCGGCGTTGGCGGGCGGCGTTCTGATTGGGCTGGCGGCCGCCAGCTTCTTGCTTCTTAATGGCCGGATCGCCGGCATCAGCGGAATACTCGGAGGCCTTCTAGTCCCGGGCCGGGGTGACATTGCGTGGCGCGTTGCCTTCCTAGCCGGGCTCATCGGCGCGCCTGCCTTATGGATCCTGGCCGCAGAACTGCCGCCCATTGAGATCAACGCCAGCTACCCGGCCCTGATCGTCGCAGGCCTGCTTGTGGGTATCGGAACCCGCTACGGTTCAGGCTGCACCAGCGGTCACGGTGTCTGCGGTCTGTCACGACTGTCCCTGCGATCCCTGGTCGCAACCCTCAGTTTCATGGGCGCGGGCTTCCTGACCGTCTACATGATCCGGCATGTGATGGGGGTGTGA
- the nfuA gene encoding Fe-S biogenesis protein NfuA yields the protein MALVTVTDPARDYLAQLIEKQDVEGMGVRIFVTQPGTKNAETCLAYCPPNEVVPTDEQLDLEKFTLYLDHNSVPFLEEAFVDYSKDQMGGQLTIKAPNAKVPKIDDDAPLPDRVNYILASEINPNLAAHGGDVSLVEIVDESVAVLRFGGGCQGCSAVSLTLKQGVEATLKERVPEITEVRDVTDHSNTENAYYQ from the coding sequence ATGGCATTGGTTACTGTGACAGATCCCGCCCGGGATTATCTTGCACAACTTATCGAAAAGCAGGACGTAGAGGGCATGGGTGTCCGGATTTTTGTGACCCAGCCCGGCACCAAGAATGCCGAGACCTGTCTGGCTTACTGCCCGCCCAATGAAGTGGTTCCGACGGACGAGCAACTGGATCTGGAGAAGTTCACTCTGTATCTGGACCATAATTCGGTACCGTTCCTGGAAGAAGCGTTTGTCGATTACTCCAAGGACCAGATGGGTGGCCAGCTGACCATCAAGGCCCCGAACGCCAAGGTTCCAAAAATCGACGATGACGCGCCCCTTCCGGATCGCGTGAACTACATCCTTGCATCCGAAATCAACCCGAACCTTGCTGCTCACGGTGGCGATGTGTCCCTGGTGGAAATTGTTGACGAGTCCGTTGCCGTGCTCCGCTTTGGCGGCGGATGCCAGGGCTGCTCTGCGGTCAGCCTGACGCTGAAGCAGGGCGTGGAGGCCACTCTGAAGGAGCGGGTTCCGGAGATCACTGAAGTTCGTGACGTGACGGACCACTCGAACACGGAAAACGCCTACTACCAGTAA
- a CDS encoding phasin family protein, with protein MSDENDKKPENDPQLAAKIKDSARQIWLAGLGAYTKAEEDTGRFFERLVQEGEQLENKTRGVVEKQIKSVEDRVGDVRERATGTWDKLETLFDERVSGALRRLGIHRREEIEAMERRIQALESELKRLRGDDEEE; from the coding sequence ATGTCTGACGAAAACGACAAGAAGCCGGAAAACGATCCGCAACTGGCGGCCAAGATTAAGGATTCCGCGCGCCAGATATGGCTGGCTGGCCTCGGGGCATACACCAAGGCAGAAGAAGATACGGGGCGTTTTTTCGAACGTTTGGTGCAGGAGGGCGAGCAGCTCGAAAACAAGACCCGTGGCGTCGTTGAAAAACAGATCAAGTCTGTTGAGGACCGGGTAGGCGATGTCCGGGAGCGAGCCACCGGCACCTGGGATAAACTGGAAACCCTGTTCGATGAGCGTGTGTCGGGTGCGCTTCGGCGTCTTGGTATCCACCGTCGGGAAGAGATCGAGGCGATGGAGCGGCGGATACAGGCTCTCGAAAGTGAGTTAAAGCGTCTTCGCGGAGACGACGAGGAAGAATAA